One segment of Panicum virgatum strain AP13 chromosome 3K, P.virgatum_v5, whole genome shotgun sequence DNA contains the following:
- the LOC120699110 gene encoding uncharacterized protein LOC120699110 isoform X2, with product MGRRVQVIFVTSLVLSCTISLALDDAATIKAPNVGTVSLAMKENPQLCQLCEQFASEALFYLNENETKIEIIDTLHQACSKFPSFKLECTSFCVEAKFIHLPRHEDACTLCHEVVDEIVTNLEDPDMEFQS from the exons ATGGGCAGAAGAGTTCAAGTTATTTTCGTCACCAGTCTTGTGCTTTCGTGCACCATAAGCTTGGCTTTGGATGATGCTG CTACTATAAAGGCTCCTAATGTGGGCACAGTATCTCTGGCAATGAAGGAAAACCCACAATTATGCCAACTTTGCGAGCAGTTCGCTTCCGAAGCCCTCTTCTATCTTAATGAAAATGAGACCAAGATCGAAATCATTGATACACTGCACCAAGCTTGTTCAAAGTTTCCTTCTTTCAAGCTGGAG TGCACAAG TTTTTGCGTTGAGGCAAAATTCATTCATCTCCCAAGACATGAGGATGCTTGCACCCTTTGCCATGAGGTTGTTGATGAGATTGTTACTAATCTTGAAGATCCAGACATGGAG TTCCAATCCTAG
- the LOC120700883 gene encoding uncharacterized protein LOC120700883: MAMSDVAYNPAAPPKAYTNPSIHARINAYTEVGRALHGETWDPTTAPLSGEAIMRAGQGKKHGRYLIANSLVDTASTPSLSQLRASTTDSTPPIRPRPETSVASVHQRQAEMEAKFEEERRCRLEIEAKLEQERKLREEQSVMLQSMVTWMQGLGASMNYATPPPPFVLPAQPYFPAGPSDTPNQSWNASNDPPPDQNSLAA, encoded by the exons ATGGCGATGTCGGACGTGGCCTACAACCCGGCGGCTCCACCAAAGGCCTACACAAACCCAAGCATCCACGCGCGCATCAATGCGTACACGGAGGTGGGAAGGGCGCTCCACGGGGAGACTTGGGATCCGACCACCGCGCCACTCTccggagaagccatcatgagggcgggacaagggaagaagcaCGGGCGGTACTTGATCGCCAACAGCTTGGTCGACACGGCGAGTACGCCCAGTCTCTCGCAGCTTAGGGCAAGTACCACCGACTCGACCCCGCCCATTCGCCCACggcctgagacttcagtggccagcgtgcaccagagacag gccgagatggaggcaaagtttgaggaggagaggaggtgccgactggagatcgaggccaagctggagcaggagcggaagctgAGGGAGGAGCAGTCGGTTATGTTGCAAAGCATGGTCACCTGGATGCAAGGACTTGGCGCGTCGATGAACTAtgcgacgccgcctcctcccttcgtcttaccagctcagccttaCTTTCCTGCAGGACCTTCTGACACTCCA AATCAGTCGTGGAATGCATCGAACGACCCTCCTCCGGACCAGAACTCGCTGGCCGCCTAG
- the LOC120699110 gene encoding prosaposin-like isoform X1, producing the protein MGRRVQVIFVTSLVLSCTISLALDDAATIKAPNVGTVSLAMKENPQLCQLCEQFASEALFYLNENETKIEIIDTLHQACSKFPSFKLECTRLVDYYAPLFFTRIASLSPEDFCVSISFCVEAKFIHLPRHEDACTLCHEVVDEIVTNLEDPDMEVRHWWTIEVMSSTVVCCLPYLTNMR; encoded by the exons ATGGGCAGAAGAGTTCAAGTTATTTTCGTCACCAGTCTTGTGCTTTCGTGCACCATAAGCTTGGCTTTGGATGATGCTG CTACTATAAAGGCTCCTAATGTGGGCACAGTATCTCTGGCAATGAAGGAAAACCCACAATTATGCCAACTTTGCGAGCAGTTCGCTTCCGAAGCCCTCTTCTATCTTAATGAAAATGAGACCAAGATCGAAATCATTGATACACTGCACCAAGCTTGTTCAAAGTTTCCTTCTTTCAAGCTGGAG TGCACAAGGTTGGTAGATTATTATGCCCCTCTTTTCTTCACAAGAATTGCCTCTTTAAGCCCTGAAGACTTTTGCGTATCAATAAGTTTTTGCGTTGAGGCAAAATTCATTCATCTCCCAAGACATGAGGATGCTTGCACCCTTTGCCATGAGGTTGTTGATGAGATTGTTACTAATCTTGAAGATCCAGACATGGAG GTCCGCCACTGGTGGACCATAGAAGTGATGAGCAGCACTGTAGTATGTTGCCTACCTTACCTCACCAACATGAGATAG
- the LOC120700881 gene encoding uncharacterized protein LOC120700881: MIRPLEPKGWFFVQPGEHKRKPNGILGLLCRLHFPGLVMHAGVLEPAYTWDHYMACPDATNREGRNFNTKARWVVREFWDFYRCEEGYEARANELAHQACYKLVKDIHYEARVQAVVVYCAEFEKRSVKKAAAMDIFLM, encoded by the exons ATGATTCGGCCACTAGAGCCTAA GGGGTGGTTTTTTGTGCAGCCTGGTGAGCACAAACGGAAGCCCAATGGTATCTTGGGTCTTTTGTGCCGGCTGCATTTCCCCGGGCTCGTGATGCATGCCGGGGTGCTGGAGCCGGCatacacgtgggaccactacatggcCTGCCCGGACGCTACTAATCGCGAAGGAAGGAACTTCAACACCAAAGCGAGGTGGGTGGTCAGGGAGTTTTGG gatttctacaggtgcgagGAAGGCTATGAGGCCCGGGCGAACGAGCTGGCTCACCAGGCTTGCTACAAGCTGGTGAAGGACATACACTACGAGGCGCGTGTCCAGGCTGTCGTTGTGTACTGCGCCGAGTTCGAGAAGAGGAGTGTCAAGAAAGCAGCCGCAATGGACATCTTCCTCATGTGA